The following is a genomic window from Pedobacter sp. KBS0701.
AAGGCAGGATTTTTTTTATTCCTGAAGAAGGCCTCGTTAGGCTTGATGGCGAAATTACTTCAGGTTATTGGTTGAGTTTTAGTAGTTTATTGTACGCAGAGTTTTTACTTCAGCACTTAGATCCGAAGGCTAAGAATCTCTTTTTAAATTTATCTTTCAGAGATCTTGATTCACACAAATCGACTAAAACTTATAGTTTACTCGATCAGCTAAAAAGAGAAATCAATGATAAAAAAGATATGCCCTTTTTAGCCCAGTACTTATCTTTATTTCTGGGTTATACAGCTGGTTTAGATGGCTATCTGGCTGCCTTAACTTTAGATGATTTACAGCAGGTATTGAGATTCAGGGCAATTTTAGAACAATTTTACAGGCAAGAAAGATCCATTCAATTTTACG
Proteins encoded in this region:
- a CDS encoding AraC family transcriptional regulator codes for the protein MIQLEPIKGFFRRERALQAIYPMRMLIVRDGNGFLCMNSGDYTLLKGRIFFIPEEGLVRLDGEITSGYWLSFSSLLYAEFLLQHLDPKAKNLFLNLSFRDLDSHKSTKTYSLLDQLKREINDKKDMPFLAQYLSLFLGYTAGLDGYLAALTLDDLQQVLRFRAILEQFYRQERSIQFYAEGMGMSAGKLNRFLDRVLGKSLTVLIKDRIMREAEELLLNSDYTIDEIAELLGFEQTTNFNKSFRRHKGMSVLRFSRLA